Proteins encoded within one genomic window of Oryza glaberrima chromosome 12, OglaRS2, whole genome shotgun sequence:
- the LOC127757710 gene encoding subtilisin-chymotrypsin inhibitor-2A-like, whose amino-acid sequence MAGVVRSAASSGGEEERKTSWPEVVGLPAEEAKKVILKDMPDADIVVLPAGSPVTLDFRSNRVRIFVDTVAGTPTIG is encoded by the coding sequence ATGGCCGGAGTTgtgaggtcggcggcgagctccggtggcgaggaggagcggaaGACGTCGTGGCCGGAGGTGGTGGGgctgccggcggaggaggcgaagaaGGTGATCCTCAAGGACATGCCCGACGCCGACATCGTCGTGCTTCCGGCGGGGTCGCCAGTGACCCTCGACTTCCGCTCCAACCGCGTCCGCATCTTCGTCGACACTGTTGCCGGCACCCCCACCATCGGCTAG
- the LOC127757756 gene encoding subtilisin inhibitor CLSI-I-like, translated as MSSGGKQDGAAAAGEEARKTSWPEVVGLPVEKAKKVILKDMPDADIVVLPAGSPVTKDFRPNRVRIFVDTVTSTPTIG; from the coding sequence ATGAGCTCCGGCGGCAAGcaggacggtgcggcggcggcgggcgaggaggcgcggaAGACGTCGTGGCCGGAGGTGGTGGGGCTGCCGGTGGAGAAGGCGAAGAAGGTGATCCTCAAGGACATGCCTGACGCCGACATCGTCGTGCTTCCGGCGGGGTCGCCGGTGACCAAGGACTTCCGCCCCAACCGCGTCCGCATCTTCGTCGACACCGTCACCAGCACCCCCACCATCGGCTAG